In Lepisosteus oculatus isolate fLepOcu1 chromosome 28, fLepOcu1.hap2, whole genome shotgun sequence, the following proteins share a genomic window:
- the asb16 gene encoding ankyrin repeat and SOCS box protein 16 — MSRETFVFTSATLRSLRLQQEHLDWERERRALARQARTMRRPLPAVRKAVGPRRPPEPQYCRDPVIYSTLLSGDVEKVKTIFQDEAMANVIMEMVQDEMVWSSELGLWALAPKTKQTSALRVVAGRGFAACVKALLAQGAEVNATTGGSTALHDACAGGHTDCVQLLLNYGANPNSFSTEGSAPLHLCSTPNTYECAKLLVEYGATVNIRARDSQVTPLHVSARSGLEEHLALYLCHGADVCARNREGETALNAACAGAERPSEGGRYYRVVQRLLGCGGDPRVAGRKQHTPLHNACANCSYRITDLLLEHGAAVNLANCAGYTPMDCLLQVVEDYLDNQPEGIVRSLLNHGAQPVHPKMLKLCAMSPLTMEVILNSYDSVPLCHSWIESVPPQVWQEHQTFYESVVQMTNQPRRLQHLARCALRHHLGDRCHSVITQLPLPEALKCYLLLSTEGCLT, encoded by the exons ATGTCCAGAGAAACGTTCGTCTTCACCTCAGCCACGCTGCGGTCACTGAGGCTGCAGCAGGAGCACttggactgggagagagagcgCCGAGCCCTGGCCAGACAGGCTAGGACCATGAGGAGGCCACTTCCGGCAGTCAGAAAGGCTGTGGGCCCCCGGCGGCCCccagagccccagtactgcCGAGACCCCGTCATCTACAGCACCTTATTGTCCGGGGATGTTGAAAAAGTAAAGACTATTTTCCAAGACGAGGCCATGGCCAATGTCATCATGGAAATGGTCCAAGATGAAATGGTCTGGTCCTCTGAGCTGG GACTTTGGGCGTTGGCCCCGAAAACCAAGCAAACCTCAGCCCTTCGTGTTGTCGCAGGCAGGGGATTCGCTGCTTGTGTCAAGGCCCTGCTGGCTCAGGGTGCCGAAGTCAATGCTACCACTGGGGGCAGCACTGCATTGCACGATGCCTGTGCTGGTGGTCACACTGATTGCGTCCAGCTTCTGCTCAACTACGGTGCAAACCCTAACAGCTTCTCCACAGAGGGCAGTGCTCCCTTGCATCTTTGCAGCACTCCCAACACCTACGA GTGTGCCAAGCTCCTTGTGGAGTACGGGGCCACAGTGAACATTCGAGCCAGAGACAGCCAGGTCACTCCTCTTCACGTGTCAGCTAGGAGCGGGCTGGAGGAGCACCTGGCACTCTACCTCTGCCACGGAGCGGACGTCTGCGCCCGTAACCGCGAGGGGGAGACGGCGCTCAACGCGGCCTGCGCGGGCGCCGAGCGGCCCTCTGAGGGCGGACGCTACTACCGCGTGGTCCAGCGGCTGCTGGGCTGCGGGGGTGACCCCAGGGTGGCGGGCAGGAAGCAGCACACCCCGCTGCACAATGCTTGCGCCAACTGCAGCTACCGGATCACAGATCTGCTGCTGGAGCACGGAGCTGCTGTCAACCTCGCCAACTGCGCTGGCTACACACCCATGGACTGCTTGTTACAA GTAGTAGAAGACTATTTGGACAACCAACCAGAGGGCATTGTCCGCTCGCTGCTCAATCACGGGGCACAGCCAGTGCACCCAAAG ATGCTGAAATTGTGTGCCATGTCGCCGTTGACCATGGAAGTGATCTTGAACTCATATGACAGTGTCCCACTGTGTCATTCTTGGATTGAGAGTGTTCCACCACAAGTCTGGCAG gAACACCAAACGTTTTATGAGTCAGTTGTCCAGATGACCAACCAGCCCCGTCGACTGCAACACCTGGCACGCTGTGCCTTGCGCCATCACCTGGGAGATCGCTGCCACTCTGTCATTACCCAGCTGCCCCTGCCCGAGGCCCTCAAGTGCTACCTCTTGCTCAGCACGGAAGGATGCCTGACTTAA
- the hrob gene encoding homologous recombination OB-fold protein isoform X1: MASKWSELFNVGEEFDDEDSLSLSYSPSTVPAQSPVNESPVVSVLRAPSTANLQTAKTSSNLQPHRAIPPALSPSILLQQHGRSQIPGNPDAPASPDFDLRPPPVSANSCGHPPKILSGNVANTQRQCLAPVPRLSEKTASGERLLAPVVDDFDDIDWDTAFADIEEPVSKVNGHQLTVKNSLPKMDNTGPLQPTVKQPRVEFVSPAKKLRASNCGGGHPQVNPGLQDTRMENIAPNTSWGSARQSAHGVQHCSSFSAQKFPSFNLSPSAKRPDFSTGIQTPICLNKSGSMNGDSVLARTPLACQETARNTRPMTPLQSQKVHSLPNNRMQYLPAHPSLKAGSPVPSMEGSRPASRESSFSAVSPKSLQAPVFTNHLVQLVSAASKIPQVPRLDHPQAKIRRFPGPAGLLPQQPSGRNLDEILISHRQVPTHGALAKLQAQLPSSQQSSPQEDEFYRGPWAAMKAETGLDEKNPSCFLKTYSIIMVLRKAALKQLSKNKVPYMAVVVKSITRTNNDAKAVFRDPTGEMHGTVHRQLLETRQSELKTGAVLLLKQVGVFSPSHRNHYLNVTPNNVLRIYSPDWSNWTSSELSQNELKQMHLVPEMSFRKEQDSAINMNLVYEEEEDDKSSANMASKTPSTQLNSANSNPGRTAPQTPGAVVVDDDSWDADNLDDLLGEIPEEAYCF, encoded by the exons ATG GCTTCCAAGTGGAGTGAATTATTTAACGTGGGAGAAGAGTTTGATGATGAG GATagtctctctctgtcttatTCTCCCAGTACCGTGCCCGCGCAGTCTCCTGTTAATGAGTCTCCCGTTGTCTCAGTTCTGAGAGCCCCTTCGACAGCAAACCTCCAGACAGCCAAAACCAGCAGTAACCTTCAGCCCCACCGTGCGATTCCTCCTGCTTTGTCTCCCTCCATTCTGCTGCAGCAGCATGGCAGGAGTCAAATTCCTGGGAATCCCGATGCCCCAGCGAGTCCCGATTTTGACCTTAGACCGCCTCCCGTTTCGGCAAACTCCTGTGGGCATCCTCCTAAAATCTTAAGTGGAAATGTTGCCAACACACAGCGACAGTGCTTGGCACCTGTGCCAAGGCTGAGTGAAAAGACTGCCAGTGGTGAAAGGCTGTTGGCTCCGGTGGTTGATGACTTTGACGATATAGACTGGGATACAGCATTTGCAGATATAGAGGAACCTGTATCCAAAGTTAACGGGCACCAGCTTACGGTGAAGAACAGTCTCCCTAAAATGGACAACACAGGTCCACTTCAGCCTACTGTAAAGCAACCCAGGGTGGAATTTGTTTCTCCAGCCAAGAAGCTACGAGCCTCGAATTGTGGTGGTGGTCATCCGCAAGTGAATCCTGGCTTGCAGGACACACGCATGGAAAACATTGCACCCAACACTTCGTGGGGCTCGGCACGGCAATCTGCACACGGCGTTCAACACTGTTCTTCCTTCTCGGCGCAGAAGTTTCCCAGTTTCAATCTTTCTCCCTCAGCAAAACGTCCAGATTTCTCGACTGGAATACAAACGCCAATATGTTTGAATAAATCAGGCAGCATGAATGGCGACTCTGTTCTGGCGCGGACTCCTCTAGCTTGCCAAGAGACTGCCAGGAATACTAGACCAATGACTCCATTGCAGAGCCAAAAAGTCCATAGCTTACCCAACAACAGAATGCAATATCTACCAGCTCACCCCTCTTTAAAAGCTGGTTCTCCTGTGCCCAGTATGGAGGGCTCTAGACCAGCCTCCAGAGAGTCcagtttttctgctgtctcTCCCAAATCCCTTCAAGCTCCAGTCTTTACTAACCACCTTGTGCAGCTGGTGTCAGCTGCCAGCAAGATACCACAGGTGCCCCGTTTGGACCACCCTCAGGCTAAGATCAGAAGATTCCCGGGCCCAGCAGGCCTCTTGCCCCAACAG ccCAGTGGAAGAAACTTGGATGAAATCCTAATTTCCCACCGCCAGGTCCCAACTCATGGAGCCCTGGCCAAACTGCAAGCCCAG CTCCCCAGTTCCCAGCAGTCCTCTCCGCAGGAGGATGAGTTTTACAGAGGGCCGTGGGCAGCGATGAAGGCTGAGACAGGCCTGGATGAGAAGAATCCCTCCTGCTTTCTgaagacctacagtatcatCATGGTGCTGCGCAAG GCTGCTTTAAAGCAACTTTCGAAAAACAAGGTCCCCTACATGGCAGTGGTGGTGAAATCTATAACTCGCACCAACAATGATGCCAAAGCCGTGTTCAGAGACCCTACAG GGGAAATGCATGGGACTGTTCACAGGCAGCTGTTAGAGACAAGACAATCTGAGCTGAAGACAGGGGCTGTGCTGCTTCTTAAGCAG GTTGGAGTGTTTTCTCCCTCTCATCGGAATCATTACTTGAATGTGACTCCAAACAACGTGCTGAGAATTTACTCCCCTGATTGGAGTAATTGGACCTCCAGCGAGCTGTCCCAGAATGAACTA AAACAAATGCACTTAGTGCCTGAGATGAGCTTCAGAAAGGAACAAGATAGTGCCATCAATATGAACCTCGTgtatgaggaggaggaggatgataAAAGTAGTGCCAACATGGCCTCCAAAACACCCAGTACCCAGTTAAACAGTGCCAACAGTAATCCAGGACGAACAGCACCACAGACACCAGGAGCTGTAGTGGTGGATGATGATTCGTGGGATGCAG ATAACCTTGATGACCTGCTGGGAGAGATACCGGAGGAGGCTTACTGTTTCTGA
- the hrob gene encoding homologous recombination OB-fold protein isoform X2, giving the protein MASKWSELFNVGEEFDDEDSLSLSYSPSTVPAQSPVNESPVVSVLRAPSTANLQTAKTSSNLQPHRAIPPALSPSILLQQHGRSQIPGNPDAPASPDFDLRPPPVSANSCGHPPKILSGNVANTQRQCLAPVPRLSEKTASGERLLAPVVDDFDDIDWDTAFADIEEPVSKVNGHQLTVKNSLPKMDNTGPLQPTVKQPRVEFVSPAKKLRASNCGGGHPQVNPGLQDTRMENIAPNTSWGSARQSAHGVQHCSSFSAQKFPSFNLSPSAKRPDFSTGIQTPICLNKSGSMNGDSVLARTPLACQETARNTRPMTPLQSQKVHSLPNNRMQYLPAHPSLKAGSPVPSMEGSRPASRESSFSAVSPKSLQAPVFTNHLVQLVSAASKIPQVPRLDHPQAKIRRFPGPAGLLPQQPSGRNLDEILISHRQVPTHGALAKLQAQLPSSQQSSPQEDEFYRGPWAAMKAETGLDEKNPSCFLKTYSIIMAALKQLSKNKVPYMAVVVKSITRTNNDAKAVFRDPTGEMHGTVHRQLLETRQSELKTGAVLLLKQVGVFSPSHRNHYLNVTPNNVLRIYSPDWSNWTSSELSQNELKQMHLVPEMSFRKEQDSAINMNLVYEEEEDDKSSANMASKTPSTQLNSANSNPGRTAPQTPGAVVVDDDSWDADNLDDLLGEIPEEAYCF; this is encoded by the exons ATG GCTTCCAAGTGGAGTGAATTATTTAACGTGGGAGAAGAGTTTGATGATGAG GATagtctctctctgtcttatTCTCCCAGTACCGTGCCCGCGCAGTCTCCTGTTAATGAGTCTCCCGTTGTCTCAGTTCTGAGAGCCCCTTCGACAGCAAACCTCCAGACAGCCAAAACCAGCAGTAACCTTCAGCCCCACCGTGCGATTCCTCCTGCTTTGTCTCCCTCCATTCTGCTGCAGCAGCATGGCAGGAGTCAAATTCCTGGGAATCCCGATGCCCCAGCGAGTCCCGATTTTGACCTTAGACCGCCTCCCGTTTCGGCAAACTCCTGTGGGCATCCTCCTAAAATCTTAAGTGGAAATGTTGCCAACACACAGCGACAGTGCTTGGCACCTGTGCCAAGGCTGAGTGAAAAGACTGCCAGTGGTGAAAGGCTGTTGGCTCCGGTGGTTGATGACTTTGACGATATAGACTGGGATACAGCATTTGCAGATATAGAGGAACCTGTATCCAAAGTTAACGGGCACCAGCTTACGGTGAAGAACAGTCTCCCTAAAATGGACAACACAGGTCCACTTCAGCCTACTGTAAAGCAACCCAGGGTGGAATTTGTTTCTCCAGCCAAGAAGCTACGAGCCTCGAATTGTGGTGGTGGTCATCCGCAAGTGAATCCTGGCTTGCAGGACACACGCATGGAAAACATTGCACCCAACACTTCGTGGGGCTCGGCACGGCAATCTGCACACGGCGTTCAACACTGTTCTTCCTTCTCGGCGCAGAAGTTTCCCAGTTTCAATCTTTCTCCCTCAGCAAAACGTCCAGATTTCTCGACTGGAATACAAACGCCAATATGTTTGAATAAATCAGGCAGCATGAATGGCGACTCTGTTCTGGCGCGGACTCCTCTAGCTTGCCAAGAGACTGCCAGGAATACTAGACCAATGACTCCATTGCAGAGCCAAAAAGTCCATAGCTTACCCAACAACAGAATGCAATATCTACCAGCTCACCCCTCTTTAAAAGCTGGTTCTCCTGTGCCCAGTATGGAGGGCTCTAGACCAGCCTCCAGAGAGTCcagtttttctgctgtctcTCCCAAATCCCTTCAAGCTCCAGTCTTTACTAACCACCTTGTGCAGCTGGTGTCAGCTGCCAGCAAGATACCACAGGTGCCCCGTTTGGACCACCCTCAGGCTAAGATCAGAAGATTCCCGGGCCCAGCAGGCCTCTTGCCCCAACAG ccCAGTGGAAGAAACTTGGATGAAATCCTAATTTCCCACCGCCAGGTCCCAACTCATGGAGCCCTGGCCAAACTGCAAGCCCAG CTCCCCAGTTCCCAGCAGTCCTCTCCGCAGGAGGATGAGTTTTACAGAGGGCCGTGGGCAGCGATGAAGGCTGAGACAGGCCTGGATGAGAAGAATCCCTCCTGCTTTCTgaagacctacagtatcatCATG GCTGCTTTAAAGCAACTTTCGAAAAACAAGGTCCCCTACATGGCAGTGGTGGTGAAATCTATAACTCGCACCAACAATGATGCCAAAGCCGTGTTCAGAGACCCTACAG GGGAAATGCATGGGACTGTTCACAGGCAGCTGTTAGAGACAAGACAATCTGAGCTGAAGACAGGGGCTGTGCTGCTTCTTAAGCAG GTTGGAGTGTTTTCTCCCTCTCATCGGAATCATTACTTGAATGTGACTCCAAACAACGTGCTGAGAATTTACTCCCCTGATTGGAGTAATTGGACCTCCAGCGAGCTGTCCCAGAATGAACTA AAACAAATGCACTTAGTGCCTGAGATGAGCTTCAGAAAGGAACAAGATAGTGCCATCAATATGAACCTCGTgtatgaggaggaggaggatgataAAAGTAGTGCCAACATGGCCTCCAAAACACCCAGTACCCAGTTAAACAGTGCCAACAGTAATCCAGGACGAACAGCACCACAGACACCAGGAGCTGTAGTGGTGGATGATGATTCGTGGGATGCAG ATAACCTTGATGACCTGCTGGGAGAGATACCGGAGGAGGCTTACTGTTTCTGA
- the tmub2 gene encoding transmembrane and ubiquitin-like domain-containing protein 2, with protein MMLLEAVGNEVTVVGGVVLFGLALVLAWLSTYVADRGDHILGTILTTANHTSLVSLGRREGYIGGPPVSDSSEPQPASPIVEDKPEDEDEHGSESGSSDAVSPGEGAADASIDSFLNIQGLRKRAASTSEPTAPRLEEEGNQNGSCGADSEDRQIQVRLKFLNDTEEVAVVKPDDTVGLLKSKYFSGQEQQVKLIYQGQLLQDQTRTLLSLNISDNSVIHCHVSQAIQEPVPDPVVVGEHSGIALNMGNLMIPMFVVMLAIIWYFRINYRQFFTAPATVSLVGVTVFFSFLVFGMYSR; from the exons ATGATGCTACTCGAAGCAGTTGGTAATGAAGTGACTGTAGTTGGAGGAGTGGTCCTTTTTGGCCTGGCACTGGTATTGGCCTGGCTCTCCACATACGTGGCAGACCGCGGCGACCACATCCTGGGCACCATCCTCACTACTGCCAACCATACGTCTTTGGTGAGCCTCGGTAGAAGAGAGGGGTATATCGGGGGACCCCCAGTCTCGGACTCCAGTGAACCCCAGCCTGCTTCACCGATTGTGGAGGACAAACCGGAGGACGAAGATGAGCACGGCTCCGAGTCTGGGTCCTCGGACGCGGTCTCGCCCGGGGAGGGGGCAGCCGATGCCAGCATAGACAGCTTCCTGAATATCCAGGGGCTGAGAAAGAGGGCAGCTTCTACCAGTGAGCCCACCGCGCCCAGGCTGGAGGAGGAGGGCAACCAGAACGGCAGCTGTGGGGCAGACAGCGAAGACAGACAGATCCAAGTGCGCCTCAAATTCTTAAATGATACAGAGGAGGTGGCTGTAGTCAAGCCTGATGATACCGTTGGGCTGCTGAAAAG CAAGTACTTTTCGGGACAGGAGCAGCAGGTCAAGCTCATCTATCAGGGTCAGCTGCTGCAGGACCAGACACGGACACTTCTCTCCCTCAACATCTCCGATAACAGTGTAATCCATTGTCATGTGTCACAGGCCATACAGGAGCCTGTTCCTGACCCTGTGGTGGTAGGAGAGCACAGTGGTATCGCACTCAATATGGGCAACTTAATGATCCCTATGTTTGTGGTCATGCTGGCAATAATCTGGTACTTCCGCATCAATTACCGCCAGTTCTTCACCGCACCCGCTACTGTGTCCTTAGTGGGTGTCACCGTCTTCTTCAGCTTCTTAGTGTTTGGGATGTACAGTCGGTAA